The Punica granatum isolate Tunisia-2019 chromosome 4, ASM765513v2, whole genome shotgun sequence genome has a window encoding:
- the LOC116202492 gene encoding negative regulator of systemic acquired resistance SNI1 isoform X3: MASFQLLNELEQSFPRVYSDAGAASKASSTSQPELVVDEEAWSPFTLTADSERATSKGSSAKTIGPSAFHRIIQDLAAELNDTSVQPSDIRSLRNMLLFQYLVTVLEGEFLARMSIYKETMQWTIIRESTLNILLGSRRINYKGLLKDCLSVICGLHKILAGCGDGLKFSEASTEKSSKDSRTSLAIALPEVEEGTCTVMQKLMIMIMELDILKKQADIKCFTTRADGVRTPLLETILDEVTYDAGNLSTVLQVFNHPKWKLELVLQYFSKYIVKPTVRTRRRLSDSAEDATFHGTLRSLGNMNSVRSVVKKISAEAVQLLLAHGFQAHLALSSKHYQYDDISDSKAKDSSLREISEEMISAFNNLRKTDGYISICSTFRINIGISFSISGVILFPCMPLISITQAHGDITDCKRSTVCCIDNPLKKAIEVSRVHSHAIGL, from the exons GCTTGGTCCCCTTTTACTCTCACTGCAGACAGTGAGAGAGCAACTTCTAAAGGGAGCTCTGCTAAAACAATTGGCCCCTCG GCTTTTCATCGTATAATACAAGACCTGGCTGCTGAGCTGAATGATACAAGTGTTCAACCATCAGACATAAGG TCCCTCAGGAATATGCTATTGTTCCAATACCTTGTCACAGTTCTTGAAGGAGAGTTTCTGGCTCGTATGAGCATCTATAAAG AAACCATGCAATGGACCATCATAAGGGAGTCCACACTGAACATACTCTTG GGCTCAAGAAGAATTAACTACAAAGGCTTACTGAAGGATTGCCTGTCTGTTATTTGCGGACTGCATAAAATCCTCGCGGGATGTGGTGACGGCCTTAAATTTTCAGAGGCTTCAACAGAAAAATCATCCAAAGATTCTCGCACTTCTCTGGCAATTGCATTACCGGAAGTGGAAGAAGGAACTTGCACAGTGATGCAGAAACTCATGATAATG ATTATGGAACTCGATATCCTGAAAAAGCAAGCAGATATAAAATGTTTTACTACCAGAGCAGATGGCGTGAG AACACCCCTCCTGGAGACAATTCTTGATGAAGTAACGTATGATGCTGGGAATCTATCTACAGTTTTACAG GTCTTCAATCATCCTAAATGGAAACTAGAACTTGTTCTGCAGTACTTCTCGAAGTACATTGTTAAG CCCACAGTTCGTACTAGGAGGAGGTTAAGCGATTCTGCTGAGGATGCGACATTCCATGGAACTCTGAGGTCCTTGGGGAATATGAACAGTGTGAGAAGCGTCGTAAAGAAAATTAGTGCAGAAGCAGTTCAATTGCTTCTGGCTCACGGTTTTCAG GCACATTTGGCTCTGTCAAGCAAGCATTATCAGTATGACGACATTTCCGATTCAAAAGCAAAAGACAGCTCTTTGAGGGAGATAAGCGAGGAAATGATCTCTGCTTTCAACAATTTACGAAAAACCGATGGGTATATTTCAATTTGCTCGACATTTCGGATAAATATAGGGATCTCCTTTTCCATTTCTGgagttattttgtttcctTGTATGCCCTTGATATCCATTACACAGGCACATGGAGATATTACCGATTGCAAGAGAAGCACTGTTTGTTGCATCGATAATCCTCTCAAGAAAGCCATAGAGGTTTCGAGAGTCCATTCTCATGCCATCGGCTTATAG